CCGGGCCAGCTTCCGGACTGGACCTGGTGCGCGCCTTCAAGACCCATGCAGCTTTCTCCGCGGCACCGTTCCTGATCCTCACCGGAGGCGCCGCCCCCGAAGACCGGCTCGATTCTCTGTGCTCGGGCAGCGACGACTACCTCTTGAAACCGTTCAGCATGCGCGAGCTCGTCTACCGATGCGAGCGACTCATCGACTACCACCACCGGCCAAAGGAACCCAG
This portion of the Vicinamibacteria bacterium genome encodes:
- a CDS encoding response regulator; amino-acid sequence: MSRYRVLLIEPNAVLRRILRDFLGRSELEVFEATDFGAAVTSAEGRRPDLIVCEAELPGPASGLDLVRAFKTHAAFSAAPFLILTGGAAPEDRLDSLCSGSDDYLLKPFSMRELVYRCERLIDYHHRPKEP